In Zingiber officinale cultivar Zhangliang chromosome 3A, Zo_v1.1, whole genome shotgun sequence, the DNA window TAACTAGACCTATATAGTTAGATCAATTCTGCGGCATTTTTCTCTATCCTCTTTCCCTGTGCTGAGGTTTATCATGGCATCTTTGTTGGAAGTGTGTTGTGCTGTGCTGCTTAATACAATGTATTTATTAACAAAAGAATTATTTTTTCACTGTGCACTTTACTCTTCTCTTATCATTCAGTCAATTTTCCTAAAGTTGGTTACTCATTTCCTTTATATTTAACAAAGGCTGGATAATGGCTTAAGGAACAAAATTTATGTATAAAGGATCAAATCTTGATGGGTGGATACTTGTAGCTTGCTTGGTAGCTCATATAGTCCTATCGACTATCTAGTACCTTTgtgttttcttttgaattttttctctatttttttattatcttctaATAACACATCCTCAATTTGTAATCTATTTTCTGATTTCTTCTATTTAGTTTACTTATTATTTGTTGTCATTATTCAAATTGTTGGCCATTGTTTATCAGTTGATACTTTAATCAAATGATTGATGATAAGCCATCTGTGGTTATCAGTTGATATCTTTATATTATTTCCCTTTTCTACCAATACCCAGTGGCCTGGTTCTTTTTATCAGTcgcaattttgaaaaacctataTTGAACTTGTATCTCATCCATGACAACTATTTTGATTAGTTTTATCTAGCAGTTATTTGATGTCATAAATGATATGTATGATAATGTAGTTATCAGAATCAGAGTTATTGTGAGTGTGACAAAAGATTTTATAATAACTATGTGTTTACATTAAGCATTAACTCTAATTTTATATACTTTTTAATACTAGACGATGCACAGATCATATTCAAGATAAATCTTCTTCAGGATATTATCTTCTTGGATAAATGTAAAGAGATTAAATTCGAAAGTTGAATTGTGGAGAAAAGAACTATAGAAACTAAAGGTTGCAAGTTAAGTATAACTGAAATTCAATATATGAAATGTATTTTTGGTGGTCAAGGCTAAGATGGGCAGATacagaatttagaattttagatATTTTGGATGTATCAAGCAATAAGGAGATATTAATGATCTTATTAATAGCCTAAGAATGAATGGTCAAATTTGAGAGAAGCTTTTTAGGTCTTATAGTGTTTTTAGGTTAAAgggaaaattttataagattgtGGTTTGACTCTTTTTATTTTATCCACTAGAATGTTGAATTGTTAGGGAACaacacatataaaaggtttataaaatataaaatatagattAGAACACTAAACAAAATCTATTGGGGCACTAGAAGCAATAATATAAAAAAGTAATATTCAGGAGCAATTAGGTGCAGCAACTCACTCCAATAGTTGATAAAGTTATGACAAAATAGGTGGGGATAATATGCACATGTTTAAAGacaattaataaattatctaGGCAAAGAGTTGAATTGGGTAGAGTGGAACAAGTAAGCAGTAGAGAAACCAAAGAAATTTTTTGTTAATGTAGAGAATGATTTAGTTTATTTGAATACGCATAGAGGTTAATGGAGTAAAATATCCACGTGGTTAACTCCAAATAGTTGGCACAAACATGACTTGATGATAAATAGTCATTGTAGTAGGTTTTCTATACTCAACCTGAAAACTAGATTTGTATGATGTgctaaatttctaagttttctctTATACATGTTGCTTTTTTTCCTTATCAGCCATTTGctaaaatttgatttgattttataaaatatttgatcaagtAGATTTTGTTGAATTAGAATTTGTTAGTGGTAGGACTGTTATGTCAAAAGCACTAGTCTTGTTGAAAATGCCTTTCAGTACAGTCAGATTCAAGGATGGCCTTTTAAAGTCATGGAGAATTTCTAAAACTAACATCTGTTTCAAGCTTCTTTCAATTTGAGAATTGATGGTCATTAACATGTGAGTGGTTTTAGTCAGTTTCGTTTCCATCTGGTTTAACATCCAAAGTGTCTCCTGCAAGTCTTTTGGATTTATTCGTTTGACTTTTGAAGTCAATGGCACAGGATATTTCAatgaattatataaattaacattTTGCTAGGCAATTAGAAATGAGTAAAAAAGTCTACCATAAAAGTTGCTTTGCGAAGTATAAGAACTACTTTCTACTGTTTATCTGACCAGTGCAATTTTCATTATGTTTTGCTTTGAACAAGAATAAATCGTTTGACAGGACTCTAGTCACTTTTCAGTATCCCCCAACTCTTCCACGGGGGAGCCCTTGTATCAAATTTTGCCGTGACCGAGACAAATATTGTAAAGTTATTGTTCATCATTTAATGTTTCATTTAACTGTTGCAGACGGATTGGGAAGGTGGCTATTTCCCGCTTACTGTTATGTTCAGTGAAGACTACCCAAGCAAACCTCCCAAATGCAAGTTTCCTACTGGTTTTTTCCATCCTAATGTCTACCCTTCTGGAACTGTGTGCCTATCAATTCTAAATGAAGACTATGTAAGTGAACTGAGAAATGATCACGAGAGTTATTGAACTGTGCCCATCTTTTGTGTGTGTGGATAGATAGTTATTTGAGCTCGTTGCCTCAGGGATGGAGACCAGCGATCACTGTGAAACAGATTTTAGTGGGGATACAAGATCTGCTTGGTCATCCAAACCCTACTGACCCTGCCCAGATAGACGGTTATCATCTATTCATCCAGGTTCTACATCATACTTAGTTCTCACTGATGTTTTTCCTCATCTCTAATAAGATTGGTTCTTTAATTAAGAGTCATGGAGTTTGCAGGATCCAACTGAGTATAAGAAGAGGGTTCGTCAGCAAGCTAAACAGTATCCAGCGCTGATATAACGCTAGCCTTGTGATTGTACTTGCGATTTCTGTTAGTCATCAAACTCTCTGGATGTGGTTGGATAAGAAAGTGGGAGTTCTTATTTTGGTTGGATAATACGATAACACCACAGTCTGGCAAGTGTGACCTGCATGGTTGTTTTGGTTGTATCTATACATGCATAGTGTTTATTAATCTCTTACATTATGAAGGTGGATACGGCAACAAAGACAAAGTAGTTAACGATTTATCTTTCATATTGTTTTAATATATCTATGTAATATTTTTAGTAACTTTTTTTACCTCTTATGAAAAGATTGACGTGTAGATTGTTTGTTAATTTGGACGATTAGTAGTAAAAGGTCTACTTATAAAAGATATTAGATGTGTATTATTGAATACGGACTTCGTCCTAATCTTTTGAATACAACAATAATTGTCTCCATAGTTACTACTGTATACGAACTAAATGTTCCTGACTAACTTTTAATGTTTGTTTTGATTAGAGCATATTCATGTTTGTTTAATATGCATGTTTAAGTCTCCACAGGTGGTCAGTTGACTAGAAGGTGGTAGCTTTACTATAATAGAGAAAAGGGTCAGATCTTTGTAGTTACTTGGCCGTTAACtataaattaatttcctaatttattttttttcatataatcTATGGAGATGATATAGCGTTCGACTCCACTTCTGCACTTGTTTCCACGACTAAGACGACTCCACTTCTGCACTTGTTTCCACAACTAGGACGACTCGAGGTGTCTTTCTAGACACCCTGAGTGATTCCAGGATCGGACCCTGCATTTGATTAAGTTGCAGAAATGGTCACTCATGACTTACAAGTAGCTATAACTTTGATATCGGAGAAAATACATAACAAATTTATGCAGTGAAATCATGTCACCCGTGACTAACCGGGAGCTATAACTTTAATATTGGAAAAAATACATAACGAGTTTATGCAGTGAAAATATGTGATACGCTTAAGCTACACATCCACAGAGACAGGGAAATCTCTTAAAAAGTTTCACCCCCAACGAGAGTAGTCATAGAATGGCACAGTGGCTATGGTCACAGAATGGTACAGCAGCCCTTCTCTTCTGTCTGTGATACGGTAGCTTGTTGGTATCTGCTTGGGTCGGATGGGTTGTATGTAAACTCAGAGGTATCCAGACCATACTGTTACAAGCAAATTCCAGGAAAATTAAGTTAGAGCCAAACTTGTGAGAAGTTGCTACAAAAGTAGATTTGTAACACAGGAAACATATtactttttctctcattcttTGGCTCCAGGCGTCATTTCTGCTGGGACGATGGTCAAAACTGCCAAGCACGGGCACTCCAGTTGCTGCAGCTCCTTGCCTATTCATTAGTG includes these proteins:
- the LOC122051967 gene encoding SUMO-conjugating enzyme SCE1-like, coding for MSGGIARGRLAGERKSWRKNHPHGFVAKPETLPDGSVNLMTWHCTIPGKQGTDWEGGYFPLTVMFSEDYPSKPPKCKFPTGFFHPNVYPSGTVCLSILNEDYGWRPAITVKQILVGIQDLLGHPNPTDPAQIDGYHLFIQDPTEYKKRVRQQAKQYPALI